One part of the Ziziphus jujuba cultivar Dongzao chromosome 2, ASM3175591v1 genome encodes these proteins:
- the LOC107417532 gene encoding putative disease resistance protein RGA3, which produces MLYFKNPETEWSSFFKMEFSKIPQEGNDILPTLKLSYDNLPADLKRCFAFCKLFPKGHQINVNLLINLWMALGFVKTLDSTKSLVEVGHEYFMDLLWRSFFQELKEDDEGSKTCKMHDLMHDLATQVGEAMYAVLETNKKSNFNKVTRHVSFDFHLDSSEKVPTTLLEANKIRTILWLRQSSRKIQGRRGQSVCDVIVSSFKSVRLLDLHSLGIKIVPNCIGKLKHLRYLDLSENEDIKMLPDSITMLYNLQTLKLSYCTKLQELPRDLNKLVNLVSLEIDMCTSLTHMPGGLGQLTNLQTLSRFVLKEGTSHTTIKSKHSCDHEVGELSDLMGLNNIRGKLSIINLGNGDQDSKAANLKDKQHLCSLCLCWYVNYYYAKLCDDLFDGHINLNYDLHLPSYLKDVEYEATLEGLQPHPNLKELCLQYYEGVEFPSWLPSHANLEYLFLKNSLKCQYLPPLNGLVSLKKLKLGNMLGLEYISNGPPEPSRTSVLLPALEMLEFTLLPNLKGWWRTTDINNGKDGVSMNDHFSLSLPRLCHSVIIKCPKLSFLPLSPNIKSLAVQNNTWKPFHLAVLTASTFSNLSLLSLSDIEDLQSLPEWFKCLTCIRSLGIMECNNLTSLSPGIQQLASSLENLRIQGCQQLDMFNDVGDPNFWEALTSLRALDLSFLPQLRTHLPQGVQHLTSLQKLTIDYCSNLISIDSEWMTNLKSLDALMIHACPNLTSLPQGIRHLTSLHTLEIVDCPILFKTCQTDIGEHWPKVAHVPNFILNLTTISDDDDDGSPNHLYFSRVQLERV; this is translated from the exons ATGttgtattttaaaaatccaGAAACAGAATGGTCATCCTTCTTCAAAATGGAATTTTCAAAGATCCCTCAAGAAGGAAATGATATTTTGCCAACCCTTAAACTTAGTTATGATAATCTCCCAGCAGATTTGAAACGTTGTTTTGCCTTTTGTAAACTCTTTCCAAAGGGTCATCAAATCAATGTAaatttgctaataaatctttGGATGGCACTAGGATTTGTTAAGACATTAGATTCAACTAAGTCTTTGGTAGAGGTTGGCCATGAGTACTTTATGGATTTACTTTGGAGATCATTCTTTCAAGAAttaaaagaagatgatgaaggcAGTAAAACATGCAAAATGCATGACCTCATGCATGATCTTGCAACGCAAGTGGGAGAAGCAATGTATGCTGTTctggaaacaaataaaaaaagtaatttcaaCAAAGTCACTCGTCATGtttcttttgattttcattTAGATTCATCAGAGAAAGTTCCAACTACATTGCTCGAAGCAAACAAGATTCGAACAATTCTTTGGCTTCGTCAATCATCGCGTAAAATTCAGGGAAGACGTGGTCAATCAGtttgtgatgtaattgtatCAAGTTTCAAGTCTGTCCGCTTATTGGATCTTCACAGTTTAGGGATTAAGATAGTGCCAAATTGTATTGGCAAGTTGAAGCATCTAAGGTATCTTGACCTATCCGAAAACGAAGACATCAAGATGTTGCCGGATTCTATTACGATGCTTTATAATTTGCAAACGTTGAAACTTTCGTATTGCACGAAGCTCCAAGAATTACCACGAGACTTGAACAAGCTAGTCAACCTTGTAAGCCTTGAGATTGATATGTGCACCAGTCTGACTCATATGCCAGGTGGACTTGGTCAACTGACTAACCTTCAGACATTATCACGGTTCGTATTGAAGGAAGGCACTAGCCATACTACTATTAAGTCCAAGCACAGTTGTGATCATGAGGTGGGTGAGCTAAGTGACTTGATGGGACTAAACAATATTAGAGGAAAGTTGAGTATTATCAACTTAGGAAATGGAGATCAAGATAGTAAGGCTGCAAATTTAAAGGATAAACAACATCTTTGCAGTTTATGTCTATGTTGGtatgtgaattattattatGCTAAATTGTGTGATGATTTATTTGATggtcatataaatttaaattatgatttacatTTACCAAGTTATTTGAAGGATGTGGAATATGAAGCAACACTGGAAGGCCTCCAGCCTCACCCAAATTTGAAGGAATTGTGTTTGCAATACTACGAGGGTGTGGAGTTTCCAAGTTGGCTTCCATCACATGCAAATCTTGAATATTTGTTCCTGAAAAATAGTCTAAAATGCCAGTATTTGCCGCCACTAAATGGATTGGTTTCTCTAAAGAAACTGAAACTAGGCAACATGCTTGGTCTAGAGTACATTTCAAACGGCCCCCCTGAGCCATCTAGGACGTCAGTTTTACTGCCGGCGTTGGAAATGTTGGAATTTACCCTTTTGCCCAATCTAAAGGGATGGTGGAGGACGACGGATATTAATAATGGCAAAGATGGCGTATCAATGAATGATCACTTCTCACTTTCACTTCCACGTCTCTGTCATTCAGTTATTATTAAGTGTCCAAAGTTGAGCTTTTTGCCCCTGTCCCCAAACATAAAAAGTTTGGCGGTGCAGAACAATACATGGAAGCCATTCCACCTGGCAGTACTGACCGCATCCACATTCTCCAATTTGAGCTTACTTTCTCTTTCCGATATTGAAGATTTACAGTCTCTTCCAGAATGGTTCAAATGCCTCACTTGTATCCGAAGCTTAGGTATCATGGAGTGCAATAACTTGACGTCTTTGTCTCCTGGTATTCAACAGCTTGCTTCCTCActtgaaaatttgagaattCAGGGTTGCCAACAACTTGACATGTTTAATGATGTTGGTGACCCTAACTTCTGGGAAGCCCTCACAAGTCTACGTGCACTGGATTTGTCATTTTTACCTCAGTTGAGGACTCACCTGCCTCAAGGGGTTCAACATCTTACGAGCTTGCAAAAACTTACGATTGATTACTGCAGCAATTTGATTAGTATTGATTCAGAGTGGATGACCAACCTCAAATCTCTCGATGCACTTATGATTCATGCTTGCCCAAATTTAACATCATTGCCCCAAGGAATACGTCACCTCACATCTTTACACACACTGGAGATTGTAGATTGTCCGATCTTGTTCAAAACATGTCAAACTGATATAGGCGAGCATTGGCCTAAGGTTGCTCATGTCCCTAATTTCATCTTGAACTTAACCACTATttcagatgatgatgatgatggttccCCGAACCACCTCTACTTTTCTAG GGTGCAATTGGAACGTGTTTAA